One window of Oncorhynchus masou masou isolate Uvic2021 chromosome 28, UVic_Omas_1.1, whole genome shotgun sequence genomic DNA carries:
- the prlh2 gene encoding prolactin releasing hormone 2 codes for MNNLARGKLSTDPPQQATNVYVPCRPSTMTPETTAACPVMVRECVLGSRWLMAALTILLLLSTTVTCVHSTTVEHDFHIVHNVDNRSPEIDPFWYVGRGVRPIGRFGKRQSGGGGSGGLRHPVAMVSTLEILLDIIRNQENIGKTLSGEDADWLP; via the exons ATGAATAACCTGGCACGAGGAAAACTCTCCACCGACCCACCTCAGCAAGCTACCAACGTTTACG TGCCTTGCCGTCCATCCACAATGACACCTGAGACTACAGCTGCGTGCCCAGTGATGGTGAGAGAGTGCGTCCTGGGGTCCCGCTGGCTGATGGCTGCGCTCACGATTCTGTTGCTGCTTTCCACGACGGTCACCTGCGTTCACAGTACCACGGTGGAGCACGACTTTCACATCGTTCACAATGTCGACAACAGAA GTCCAGAAATAGATCCATTCTGGTACGTGGGGCGTGGGGTAAGGCCCATCGGGCGTTTTGGGAAGAGGCAGAGCGGAGGAGGGGGCAGCGGAGGGCTCAGACACCCTGTGGCCATGGTCAGCACACTGGAGATTCTCCTCGACATCATCAGGAACCAGGAGAACATCGGGAAGACACTTAGCGGAGAGGACGCCGACTGGCTACCATGA